Part of the Novipirellula caenicola genome is shown below.
ATACCGTTTAAGAAGCGGACGAGAACTGATGGCGATCTGGGTGGACTTGGAAATTCCGCGTTCGCTACCCAGGACGAACTGCCTTCTTCAACCAACGTCGATCTTGTTCTGGTTTGATCGAACGGTGACACCACCGGGTCGGCCACTAGGGCATGGAAAAGTTCTGTCGAATCTGGTGAATCAGTCTGATTTGACAAATCGACGGATCGGCCGCGCATCGGAGGCGGACACCGTAACAGGACTGGACTTTTCCGGACACCGAAGCGTGTTCGCGAGGTGTTAATCCTGCAGATGTTGCATCGACCGAAGCGTTGCAGTTCACCGCCCGAGTCGCATCGGTGCCAGCAGCATGACGAGTGCACTCGCACGATTGATCCGCTGCGAAGGCGAACTCAGCAACGTTGCATCCAATATCGCTTGGAACGGCGGCGGTGCGTCTGCGAAACGCGAAGCGTCTGGCTTTGGATTTGCCATCGTTTGAGCAATGATGTCGCCAATTTGATTTCCGTGATTCGGCGGTTGTCGATAAAGGAACCAGTGAACCAATCCGCCGATGGCATAGATGTCCGTTTTGGGACTGACACGGCCAAAGGACGGATCGATTTGTTCGGGAGCCGCGAAGCCAAGAGTGCCACCTAGGATCGGGGGCGTGTCGGCTGCAAAGACTTGTGAGAATCCGAAATCGGTGATTGTGATTCGATCGTGTTTGTCGACCAGGATATTGCTTGGCGAAAGATCGCCGTGGACGAGACCAGCATCGTGGACAGCATCAATCGCACCGCAGACTTGAATTAGCCAACCCGTAAATTGTTCGATCGTCGCATTGGCGATGTCATGAAGCGATTGGCCGTCGACCCACTCGCTCAAAACGTAGGGTCCGCCATGCGGTGATTCGCCATAGCCAAGGTAACGAATCACGCCGGGGTGCGCGATTTGTGACGCTGCATCAATTTCACGCAGGAAGGTTTGCCGCGCTGGCGCGTTCTGCCAGAACGCTTTACGCATAAACTTGACCGCAACGATGCTGCCGTCCGACTGCATCGCCGCCCTGTAAACCTTTCCAAAACCACCCGCTCCGATCAATTTTCCAAGAACAAATTGGTGGTAGCTCACTCGCGGCAGCGTCGGTTGCGTGTTTGTTGATGCTTGCACGTCGGCATCGGTCCCACGCTCTGGGGCGAGCATCGTGCGAACCCGTAACAGCCGGCGTCGGACTGTTCGCTCATCGATTCCGAGTGAATCAGCGAGCTCTCGCTGAGTTAGCCCTATCAATAACCCTTCGACGACAACGCGAAGTGGCTCGGGAAGTTCTGCTCGGAGCGTGTGCAGAAATCGGTCGGCTTCGTCATCGTCGGACTCATTATTGTCATCGATCGGGGTCACGTGAACATCATCCAGCGAAATCCGATCTCGGTCGCCACCGCGTTTCGCAGCCGCTTGACGCTCGATTGATCGTGCCATCTTTCGCCGAGCAAACGTCGCTAACAACCGCCATAGCGAAACGTTACCGCTGGCGTGAATGCGGCTGTGTTTGACGGCGTTAAAGAAACTGCCCAGCGCAGACTGAACGATCTCTTCGGGCGCGATCGTGCTTCGGTACCTGCGATTCAGGCGGCTGGCGACCAAGGCGACCAGGCGGATGGAATAGCGGTCGAACAAAACCTCCGCAGCGCATTCATCCCCCAATTTCCACTGGCGCAGCAGCCATCCATCCGGCTGGTCCGTAAGCACGGGGACATTTTTTGATTTTTTTGCTTCGCCCATGTCCGGTTACCAAATTCCTTTCTCACGCCCTTATTGGACGAGAAACCAACTTAAAATGAAAGGCGATCGAATGACAATGGTGGTTACCCAGCCCTGCATCGGCTGCAAAGACGAAGCTTGCTTGCCCGTTTGCCCTGTCGAATGTTTTCGCGAAGACGAGGCGATGGTTTACATCGACCCGGACGAGTGCATCGACTGCGGAGCCTGTGTTCCGGAATGCCCTGCCGAAGCGATTTTCTATGAAGACGATGTGCCGGAGGCGTGGAAAGGATTCATTGCACTCGGCGCGACAAAATCCAAAGAATGCCCCTCGGCCCACGACTAAGGCTATCCCAGTAGTTTACGCATCGCCGCAGCCACGCCCAGCGTGACTTCGGTCATGCGTGGATAGTCGAGTGTCTCAGGGGTGTCGGTGGATTGATGATAGTTTGGATTGCGAAGAAAGCTGGTGTCGGTCAGCATCAATGCGGGATAGTCCTTGTCCCAAAACGAGCTGTTGTCGCTGAGCCGAATCTCTTGGATCTTCTCGGGTAAACAGATCGAAAACAATGGCATTCGTCGTGTACCACGTTTGAAACCGCGACGGAACTGCCAACACAATTTCCACGACGCCATGTTGCCGACGGCGGCGAGAAAGTTTCCTCGTTTTGGAAAGAACCGGTGCATCCATTTGGGAATCCCCGGAGGAATCGATTGCGAGCCAGGGGTGAGGCTGTAGTAGCCCACCATTTCCAAGCAGAGCATGCCGACGATCTTGTCACCGCGGCTACGTGATTGGCGAGCATGATGTTGGCTGCCCATGGCGATCATGAAGTACGGCGGTTCTTCGCATGCGAACGCGACGTATCGAGCGGTTCGCCGCCCACGGTATTCTCGAAGCAGCCGACTGACTTCCAACATGACGGCGACGGCAGATGCATTGTCGTCAGCCCCCGGGGTGCAGAACACGGTGTCGTAATGGGCACCAAGAAGCACGATTTCTTCGGCACGTTTGGTGCCGGGCTGTTCCACGATCAGGTTTGTCGCCTCGTCGCCCTCGGCGTCATAGGTTTCACGCTGAATCGTATACCCCATCTCCTGCCATTGCGACTGGATGTAGCCAATGGTCGCCTGGATCGTTTTGGGCTTTTGCAGCGTGCGTGGACCGATCAGCCCCGCAAGTCGATCGACATGCAGACGTAGGTTCGCTTCGATGGGTTCACGGTCAATATTCATCAGTACGGCGGAGCAAGTCGGCGGAATCCGTGAAAAAGGACGATCAATAAGAACAGTAAATTGCGAAGCAGAATGGCGATTGGGTTGAGAGCCGGAACGGACGCGAGTGGTTTGCGTTCGATCGTGTCGGCGAGCGATGCGCCAAGTTTCTGCATCCACGAAACACTTCGTGGATACTCCGCGATTTCCTCAATCCACGGCTGTGGGATTCCATCGCGTCCAACCGCAGTACCAACGATTCCGCCAACAATCGCGGCA
Proteins encoded:
- a CDS encoding sigma-70 family RNA polymerase sigma factor, with amino-acid sequence MGEAKKSKNVPVLTDQPDGWLLRQWKLGDECAAEVLFDRYSIRLVALVASRLNRRYRSTIAPEEIVQSALGSFFNAVKHSRIHASGNVSLWRLLATFARRKMARSIERQAAAKRGGDRDRISLDDVHVTPIDDNNESDDDEADRFLHTLRAELPEPLRVVVEGLLIGLTQRELADSLGIDERTVRRRLLRVRTMLAPERGTDADVQASTNTQPTLPRVSYHQFVLGKLIGAGGFGKVYRAAMQSDGSIVAVKFMRKAFWQNAPARQTFLREIDAASQIAHPGVIRYLGYGESPHGGPYVLSEWVDGQSLHDIANATIEQFTGWLIQVCGAIDAVHDAGLVHGDLSPSNILVDKHDRITITDFGFSQVFAADTPPILGGTLGFAAPEQIDPSFGRVSPKTDIYAIGGLVHWFLYRQPPNHGNQIGDIIAQTMANPKPDASRFADAPPPFQAILDATLLSSPSQRINRASALVMLLAPMRLGR
- a CDS encoding indolepyruvate ferredoxin oxidoreductase subunit alpha, whose translation is MTMVVTQPCIGCKDEACLPVCPVECFREDEAMVYIDPDECIDCGACVPECPAEAIFYEDDVPEAWKGFIALGATKSKECPSAHD
- a CDS encoding M28 family metallopeptidase, translated to MNIDREPIEANLRLHVDRLAGLIGPRTLQKPKTIQATIGYIQSQWQEMGYTIQRETYDAEGDEATNLIVEQPGTKRAEEIVLLGAHYDTVFCTPGADDNASAVAVMLEVSRLLREYRGRRTARYVAFACEEPPYFMIAMGSQHHARQSRSRGDKIVGMLCLEMVGYYSLTPGSQSIPPGIPKWMHRFFPKRGNFLAAVGNMASWKLCWQFRRGFKRGTRRMPLFSICLPEKIQEIRLSDNSSFWDKDYPALMLTDTSFLRNPNYHQSTDTPETLDYPRMTEVTLGVAAAMRKLLG